The Salmo salar chromosome ssa04, Ssal_v3.1, whole genome shotgun sequence genomic sequence TTACTGTTCACAGCCAATCATTGAGAGCTGTGGGCAGGAACAGACATCTGGGGATGGACGGGACATCAATCCAGAGCCTCTCAGCCAGGTCAGACATCTCTGCTGTTCCCATAGAGACACAACAGATAGATCAATCTGTTGATTCATATGGCCATTTTGGTTGGCTTGGTTGAATTGACAATCATTCATTGGAAATGCTAAAGAATCCTACAGTGTGGAAGGTCTTTAGTCCCATCCCTAATGTTATGGGAGTTGCATTTATTGCATTTCAATACACTTGCATTTTCAATGACCCATGAATTACTCACTACTTGTACAACTATGTTGGATTGCCTAAATATTCTACATTTTCTTGGCAGTCAATGCCAGTGTATTTTATGGCTGCCCTAAGTACATGCCtttgtctgtctcctcagtctggAAGGGTGACTCGGCTGATGGAGAGAAATTATGATGGGGTCATCTCATCCTCCAACTCTGATGACATCTCTATTTACTCCTTCACTGACTGTGAATCTGAGGTAAGAGAGTTGTACACCATAGATGTGTTGAGTGATATGACTGTAAAGAGAATAGTCTCAGACTAATTGACTCTGATACACAGTCTGATGATGAGGATCATGAAAGGAGGACACCACCGCTGATAGTGAAGGATGAGGAGGATGGAAAGGTGACAAAGTTTGAAGTGAGGGATATGGTAGAGGACGAcaatctgtctctccactccttggATGAATCAGACTTTCTGGTATGTTCTGCACCATGTATTTGAGTAACTCTTTGACTGAATGTGGAGAATGGACTATGACCAACTAGCTCTCTGACACACAGTGTGATAATGGCAATGATGCCTCTGCTGAGGACAGTCCTGGGCCTTCAAAGGAACCACAGAGAAAAGGGGCTTCACTGAAGGACCCTCGACTGGTATTCTCTtacatttgtgtgtttgtgttagtggtgcgcaggtcagctgtttgttcaaccAAACCcacccgcaattgctaataacccatccgcaaccgcCCGACTATATACATTACTTTTCTGGCCATCCCTTCTTTATTTTCAACTTTCCATTTCGTAGCTTtcctcttattgaattaaactctgaCATTGTCCTTTTGCGTCAGTGGATCAACAATAACTTTTTCTGCCCTTTCCCAAAAGTGTTTGGTGATTGGTGTCTAGTCTATTTGGCATGCGCCAAGTTATGTCCCACAGCTTAGGTTTATGCACAAATGCTAAATAGCCTATAGATTTAAATTACACAAGAATGATatatttatggattttttttcaTGTATTGTTTTCTTTATATTACACAtaatatttcatgaccctaaacctgCCGCCCTGTGGATATAACCGCGGGACTGCTGCTTATGAGTTAATGCATCACTAGTGTGTGTTACATCTCAATGGTTTGACCCTATGTCTGTACAGATTATTGTGGCCAAGCCCAACATCCTTCTCCCTGCCTCTGTGAGTGCCCTGAAGAAGGCATCACGCCTGACGGAGTTGGTCCCTACTGTCCGGCCCTGCAAGGAGCAGCAGGACAAGAAGACACAGTGGACCAACACCAACAAGGAGAGCCTGAGGAGGATTAAAAAAACTGGCCTCCATAGAGCTCGACCTGGAGGAAGGCCTGAAGAAGGTCAATGACGGTCAGGACGTCAACCAAGAGAGGCAGAAGAATGAGGGATGCTTCAGAGCCTGGATTGAGAAgtggatggggaggaggaaggaggaaagaCTGAGGGATGAAGATGTGAATAGGGAAGACAAAGGGAGGATGGGCGAAGAGGTGAGGGCACTGATCCAAGTGATGAAGAGAAACTGCAGTGAACGTGATCTTGAGGCAGTAAACCTGGACACTTGGCTGAATGACTTGGAAAGGTTGAAAGTGGCCTTCAAGAAATGCACTGGAGAGATGGCCAAAATGGTAGAGAGCATGGCAGAAATGCAGACCAGAATAGCTGAGAACAGGCTCCTCAAGCCTGAAAAAAGAACTATGTCCAGAGCTTTGTAAATTAATCTTACTTATTGCGTGTAGTCATGTATCTAATGTATTTATAGATTAGTCTTACAGTATATCTACTGATTGTGTATGACATAGCACTGTCCTGACAGTTTGTTTGTTGTTTCTGGTCTTACAGAGCCCAGGGAAAGTCTCTGGTCCTGTGTCTGGCCTCTCTCCTCTTGTGACCTCAGGACCCCGGACCCTGGCTGAAGCCCCTACGGGCCCTGCCCTCTGCTGTGGCCCGTCCCTCCCAAAAGGATGTCCCAAAGCCTCCGACACCTCCAAGCCCCGTCTCTGTCATTGTTGCTTTGCCTGCTGTGGAGTACTTACCATACCACCGCAGCCCTCGCCTGGCCCCAATCACCAACCTGAGTGAGAACGGCAGGAAGCTGCTCCAGAAAATGTCAGGAGTGACCCCACAGGTGAGAGGAAACAGGAAGGGAATATTGGCCATATGTCCTTCTACAGTATATCATACCTCTAGATATCATAGCTCAAGAGTAGAAAATAGCCATATGCTTATATTACTTTATCTCCTTGTCAAAAATATTTAGGAAGGGAAGGTCAAAAGGAAAAAGAGCAAGGGAAAAAAGCAAGTGAAGAAAGAGAAGGCCAGCAAGATGCAGCAGGTGGAAAATGTTGGAGAAAGTAAGGAGGACAAGAAAGAGGAAAAgaagagtctgaggaagaggtgaGGAAATAGAAGAGGGCAACATAACAAGGGCATTTTAGAGATTTATAGAAATAGAATGATGTAGAGAATTATAGAAATTGAATGCGGTAGCAGAGGAAGAGCAGCGATCTGATGTTTAATGGCAAACTACTATTTATTCTCCTGTTGTGTTTGATTGACAGGTTTCTCCAGTGGCTGCTGCCCAAACTGAGATGTTCGAAGAAATAATGGCctactactacaacacacacacacacacacactcgaactTCAGAGCTATAGCGGCTTATAACCACACTGacataataaaatgtaaaaaaacgttATTAGTTATACCATGAGTTGACGTTTTTACAAGGATTGTGATTGCTGAAAATAGCGCgcttgaaatgtaaaggtaatttccagtCTTCGAGAACATTGCCTTTGAATTTCAATCGAGCTATAGCGAGTTTTGGTGTTACTGATTGAAGTCATCAATCTGTCAGTGAAGACACAGGTGCTCCTGGATGAACCGTCACAGATTCTGGCAGTGACTCCGGCATGTTTGCTGTGAAACTCTGGGGGGCactgcaggggcgaaaatctgatatcaactttggaggggacaattacatgaaattttctcaagagcaaatcctgagggggacaccaaaagtagtgctgtaacacatagcctacattgtaatatggtaaatgtatattgaggaaccaaagaaataaggtgtttgccgtactcctaactaccggtacccaaaactacacaactaatcacaacagcaataccattgccttaaactggtgactgaactaagatttgttaaagttgagagtgggggcatccatggcattttccaattatgttcctattttacaagttaaaaaaatggagaacctttcataatgttgccaaacaaagactcaacaaacttacctgagactccctgtctctgccagtctgtccctgcatatctgtccccaac encodes the following:
- the LOC106603624 gene encoding uncharacterized protein isoform X3, which encodes MDRSDERIKRALRRRPYVLNPVRVNTPDSVMWPTGKVHRRPRPSTSAQTPQIHKRPPIIESCGQEQTSGDGRDINPEPLSQSGRVTRLMERNYDGVISSSNSDDISIYSFTDCESESDDEDHERRTPPLIVKDEEDGKVTKFEVRDMVEDDNLSLHSLDESDFLIIVAKPNILLPASVSALKKASRLTELVPTVRPCKEQQDKKTQWTNTNKESLRRIKKTGLHRARPGGRPEEGQ
- the LOC106603624 gene encoding uncharacterized protein isoform X2, whose product is MWPTGKVHRRPRPSTSAQTPQIHKRPPIIESCGQEQTSGDGRDINPEPLSQSGRVTRLMERNYDGVISSSNSDDISIYSFTDCESESDDEDHERRTPPLIVKDEEDGKVTKFEVRDMVEDDNLSLHSLDESDFLCDNGNDASAEDSPGPSKEPQRKGASLKDPRLIIVAKPNILLPASVSALKKASRLTELVPTVRPCKEQQDKKTQWTNTNKESLRRIKKTGLHRARPGGRPEEGQ
- the LOC106603624 gene encoding uncharacterized protein isoform X1 — protein: MDRSDERIKRALRRRPYVLNPVRVNTPDSVMWPTGKVHRRPRPSTSAQTPQIHKRPPIIESCGQEQTSGDGRDINPEPLSQSGRVTRLMERNYDGVISSSNSDDISIYSFTDCESESDDEDHERRTPPLIVKDEEDGKVTKFEVRDMVEDDNLSLHSLDESDFLCDNGNDASAEDSPGPSKEPQRKGASLKDPRLIIVAKPNILLPASVSALKKASRLTELVPTVRPCKEQQDKKTQWTNTNKESLRRIKKTGLHRARPGGRPEEGQ